The Anas acuta chromosome 2, bAnaAcu1.1, whole genome shotgun sequence genome contains a region encoding:
- the PDK4 gene encoding pyruvate dehydrogenase kinase, isozyme 4, which yields MKAARIALRSAAPLAGAGSSSAGRGGSSSSSRLPREVEQFSRFSPSPLSIKQLLDFGSTNGCERTSFAFLRQELPVRFANILREIDLLPDRLLSTPSVQLVKSWYIQSLMELVEFHQKSPDDQKVLSDFIDTLIRVRNRHHDVVPTMAQGVIEYKDMFKVDPVTNQNIQYFLDRFYMSRISTRMLMNQHTLLFDDKSSSGHPRHIGSIDPCCDVVEVVNDAFESSKMLCDQYYLTSPELKLKQVNGKFPGEPINIVYVPSHLFHMLFELFKNSMRATVEFQENSPSLSPIEVTVVLGQEDLAIKISDRGGGVPVRKIEQLFSYMYSTAPRPRMDDGRNTPLAGFGYGLPISRLYAKYFQGDLNLYSICGYGTDAIIYLKALSTESVEKLPVFNKSASKHYQATSEADDWCVPSRGPKQSAAL from the exons ATGAAGGCGGCTCGCATCGCCCTGCGCAGCGCGGCTCCCCTGgcgggggctggcagcagcagcgccggccgtggcggcagcagcagcagcagccggctGCCGCGGGAGGTGGAGCAGTTCTCCCGCTTCTCCCCCTCGCCGCTCTCTATCAAGCAGCTGCTGGACTTCG GCTCAACGAATGGATGCGAGAGAACTTCCTTTGCCTTTCTGAGACAAGAGCTTCCTGTGAGGTTTGCAAACATACTGAGGGAAATCGATCTTCTTCCTGACAGATTGCTAAGCACACCATCGGTGCAGTTAGTAAAAAGCTG gtacATCCAAAGTCTAATGGAGCTGGTTGAGTTCCATCAAAAAAGCCCAGATGACCAGAAAGTATTATCTGA ctTTATAGATACACTAATTAGAGTCCGAAACAGACATCATGATGTGGTCCCTACAATGGCACAAGGAGTAATTGAATACAAAGATATGTTTAAAGTAGATCCTGTCACCAATCAAAACATTCAGTATTTCTTGGATCGCTTTTATATGAGCCGTATTTCCACCCGGATGCTCATGAACCAACACA cacttctttttgATGATAaatccagctcagggcacccaaGGCACATTGGAAGTATTGATCCTTGCTGTGATGTTGTTGAAGTAGTGAATG atgctTTTGAAAGTTCCAAGATGCTATGTGACCAGTATTACTTAACATCTCCAGAGCTAAAACTTAAACAAGTGAATG GAAAATTTCCAGGAGAGCCAATTAACATTGTGTATGTTCCATCTCATCTCTTTCACATGCTTTTTGAGCTCTTTAAG AACTCAATGAGGGCAACAGTTGAATTTCAAGAAAACAGTCCTTCCCTCTCTCCAATTGAAGTAACAGTTGTTCTAGGACAAGAAGACTTGGCAATTAAG ATCTCTGACAGAGGCGGTGGTGTTCCAGTGAGGAAAATTGAGCAGCTGTTCAGCTACATGTATTCCACAGCACCAAGGCCAAGGATGGATGATGGCCGAAATACTCCTCTT gCTGGCTTTGGGTATGGCTTGCCAATCTCCCGTCTATATGCTAAATACTTTCAAGGAGACCTAAATCTCTACTCCATATGTGGCTATGGAACAGATGCTATTATCTACTTGAAG GCCCTATCAACAGAATCAGTAGAAAAACTCCCAGTCTTCAACAAGTCTGCTTCTAAGCATTACCAAGCTACATCAGAGGCAGATGACTGGTGTGTGCCAAGCAGAGGCCCAAAACAGAGTGCAGCTCTCTGA